A genomic stretch from Larus michahellis chromosome 7, bLarMic1.1, whole genome shotgun sequence includes:
- the LIMK1 gene encoding LIM domain kinase 1 isoform X2, with product MRLMLLCCTWRDEPMGEDEGTDLPVCASCGQGIYDGQYLQALNADWHADCFRCCECGASLSHQYYEKDGRLYCKKDYWARFGELCHGCSEQITKGLVMVAGEQKYHPECFSCLNCRTFIGDGDTYALVERSKLYCGHCYYQMVVTPVIEQILPDSPASRIPHTVTLVSIPACSDGKRGFSVSIDQGCGTEHPRTVRVREVDPDCISPDMKNSIHVGDRILEINGTPIGHVPLDEIDLLIQETSRLLQLTIEHDPHEPLAREPGLACSPLPASCSPLCSPAPLSCAEPSAMRQRTVTRSCSTDKSPGSGSVGSPASQRKDIGRSESLRVVSRAHRIFRPSDLIHGEVLGKGCFGQAIKVTHRETGEVMVMKELIRFDEETQRTFLKEVKVMRCLEHPNVLKFIGVLYKEKRLNFITEYIKGGTLRSLIKSMDSHYPWSQRVSFAKDIAAGMAYLHSMNIIHRDLNSHNCLVRENKSVVVADFGLARLMVDEKNQPEHLKNLKKPDRKKRYTVVGNPYWMAPEMINGRSYDEKVDIFSFGIVLCEIIGRVSADPDYLPRTTDFGLNVRGFLDRYCPPTCPPSFFPIAVCCCDLDPEKRPSFSKLEQWLETLRMHLEIHLPLSSQLEQLDRTFRETHRWGEGGLPAPPR from the exons ATGAGGTtgatgctgctgtgctgcacctgGAGGGACGAGCCTATGGGAGAGGACGAAG GGACCGACCTGCCGGTGTGTGCGAGCTGCGGGCAGGGCATCTACGATGGGCAGTACCTGCAGGCGCTGAACGCCGACTGGCACGCCGACTGCTTCAG GTGCTGCGAGTGCGGGGCCTCCCTGTCCCACCAGTACTACGAGAAGGATGGGCGCCTGTACTGCAAGAAGGATTACTGGGCGCGCTTCGGGGAGCTCTGCCACGGCTGCTCCGAGCAGATCACCAAGGGGCTGGTCATG GTGGCCGGGGAGCAAAAGTACCACCCCGAGTGCTTCAGCTGCCTCAACTGCCGCACGTTCATCGGGGACGGGGACACCTATGCGCTGGTGGAGCGCTCCAAGCTCTACTG CGGGCACTGCTATTACCAGATGGTGGTGACGCCGGTCATTGAGCAGATCCTGCCGGATTCACCGGCTTCCCGCATCCCGCACACCGTCACGCTCGTCTCCATCCCCGCCTGCTCCGACGGCAAACGCGGCTTCTCCGTCTCCATCGACCAGGGCTGCGGCACTGAGCACCCCCGCACTGTCCGCGTCCGAGA GGTAGATCCAGACTGCATCAGCCCTGACATGAAGAACTCCATCCACGTGGGTGACCGCATCCTGGAGATCAACGGCACCCCCATCGGCCACGTCCCCCTGGATGAG ATCGACCTGCTGATCCAGGAGACCAGCCGCCTGCTCCAGCTGACCATCGAGCATGACCCCCACGAGCCCCTTGCGCGTGAGCCGGGGCtcgcctgcagccccctgcctgcctcctgcagccccttgTGCTCCCCGGCCCCCCTGTCCTGCGCGGAGCCCAGCGCCATGCGCCAGCGGACCGTCAC GAGGAGTTGCAGCACGGACAAGTCTCCGGGCTCTGGCTCGGTGGGCTCGCCCGCGTCCCAGCGCAAGGACATCGGTCGCTCCGAGTCATTGCGCGTCGTCTCCCGTGCCCATCGCATCTTCCGCCCTTCCGACCTGATCCACGGCGAGGTGCTGGGCAAGGGCTGCTTCGGCCAGGCAATCAAG gtGACGCATCGGGAGACCGGTGAGGTGATGGTCATGAAGGAGTTGATCCGCTTCGATGAGGAGACACAGAGGACCTTCCTCAAAGAA GTGAAGGTGATGCGCTGCCTGGAGCACCCCAATGTGCTGAAGTTCATCGGGGTGCTGTACAAGGAGAAGAGGCTCAACTTCATCACAGAGTACATCAAGGGCGGCACTTTGAGGAGCCTCATCAAGAGCATG gaCAGCCACTACCCCTGGAGCCAGCGGGTCAGCTTCGCCAAGGACATCGCTGCTGGCATG GCCTACCTCCATTCCATGAACATCATCCACCGTGACCTCAACTCTCACAACTGCCTCGTGCGGGAG AACAAGAGCGTGGTGGTGGCTGATTTTGGGCTGGCGCGGCTGATGGTGGACGAGAAGAACCAGCCCGAACATCTCAAGAACCTGAAGAAACCGGACCGCAAGAAGCGGTATACGGTGGTGGGGAACCCCTACTGGATGGCCCCCGAGATGATCAATG ggaggagctATGATGAGAAGGTGGACATCTTCTCCTTCGGCATCGTCCTGTGCGAG ATCATCGGCCGGGTGAGTGCTGACCCCGACTACCTGCCCCGCACCACCGACTTCGGCCTCAATGTCAGGGGCTTCCTGGACCGCTActgcccccccacctgcccccccagCTTCTTCCCCATTGCCGTCTGCTGCTGCGACCTGGACCCTGAGAAGCG GCCGTCCTTCAGCAAGCTGGAGCAGTGGCTGGAAACCCTCCGCATGCACCTGGAGATCCACCTGCCGCTgagctcccagctggagcagctggaccGAACCTTCCGAGAGACGCACCGGTGGGGCGAGGGcgggctgcctgcacccccccgATAG
- the LIMK1 gene encoding LIM domain kinase 1 isoform X1 — translation MALGTPGWHRGHRDVPWGWGQRTPDRGCVGQRRQWGAGRTQWVMASLLEGACTPLSPHAVPSCPVTVTGRTGLMSPGPHPPCFLFHSRPPGSSSSGSPEEEEEEGPGSGGARGGRDVVGVTVWLGVPSVAGNRGGDPPVLRRMLAAVLRKSRVLSVGAKCCECGASLSHQYYEKDGRLYCKKDYWARFGELCHGCSEQITKGLVMVAGEQKYHPECFSCLNCRTFIGDGDTYALVERSKLYCGHCYYQMVVTPVIEQILPDSPASRIPHTVTLVSIPACSDGKRGFSVSIDQGCGTEHPRTVRVREVDPDCISPDMKNSIHVGDRILEINGTPIGHVPLDEIDLLIQETSRLLQLTIEHDPHEPLAREPGLACSPLPASCSPLCSPAPLSCAEPSAMRQRTVTRSCSTDKSPGSGSVGSPASQRKDIGRSESLRVVSRAHRIFRPSDLIHGEVLGKGCFGQAIKVTHRETGEVMVMKELIRFDEETQRTFLKEVKVMRCLEHPNVLKFIGVLYKEKRLNFITEYIKGGTLRSLIKSMDSHYPWSQRVSFAKDIAAGMAYLHSMNIIHRDLNSHNCLVRENKSVVVADFGLARLMVDEKNQPEHLKNLKKPDRKKRYTVVGNPYWMAPEMINGRSYDEKVDIFSFGIVLCEIIGRVSADPDYLPRTTDFGLNVRGFLDRYCPPTCPPSFFPIAVCCCDLDPEKRPSFSKLEQWLETLRMHLEIHLPLSSQLEQLDRTFRETHRWGEGGLPAPPR, via the exons atggcactggggacaccgggatggCATCGGGGACACCGGGATGTGCCTTGGGGTTGGGGACAGCGGACCCCTGACCGTGGCTGCgtggggcagcgcaggcagtggggtgcaggcaggactCAGTGGGTGATGGCGAGCCTGCTGGAGGGTGCCTGtaccccgctgtccccccacgCTGTCCCTTCCTGCCCGGTGACAGTGACGGGGCGCACGGGGCTGATGTCACCCGGCCCCCACCCGCCCTGTTTCCTCTTTCACTCGCGCCCTCCCGGCAGCTCAAGCAGTGGGagccccgaggaggaggaggaggaaggtcccGGGTCGGGGGGCGCAAGGGGTGGCCGGGACGTGGTGGGGGTCACCGTGTGGTTGGGAGTGCCGAGCGTGGCGGGGAACCGGGGTGGTGACCCCCCTGTCCTGCGGAGGATGCTGGCGGCGGTGCTGAGGAAGAGCCGCGTCCTGAGCGTCGGAGCCAA GTGCTGCGAGTGCGGGGCCTCCCTGTCCCACCAGTACTACGAGAAGGATGGGCGCCTGTACTGCAAGAAGGATTACTGGGCGCGCTTCGGGGAGCTCTGCCACGGCTGCTCCGAGCAGATCACCAAGGGGCTGGTCATG GTGGCCGGGGAGCAAAAGTACCACCCCGAGTGCTTCAGCTGCCTCAACTGCCGCACGTTCATCGGGGACGGGGACACCTATGCGCTGGTGGAGCGCTCCAAGCTCTACTG CGGGCACTGCTATTACCAGATGGTGGTGACGCCGGTCATTGAGCAGATCCTGCCGGATTCACCGGCTTCCCGCATCCCGCACACCGTCACGCTCGTCTCCATCCCCGCCTGCTCCGACGGCAAACGCGGCTTCTCCGTCTCCATCGACCAGGGCTGCGGCACTGAGCACCCCCGCACTGTCCGCGTCCGAGA GGTAGATCCAGACTGCATCAGCCCTGACATGAAGAACTCCATCCACGTGGGTGACCGCATCCTGGAGATCAACGGCACCCCCATCGGCCACGTCCCCCTGGATGAG ATCGACCTGCTGATCCAGGAGACCAGCCGCCTGCTCCAGCTGACCATCGAGCATGACCCCCACGAGCCCCTTGCGCGTGAGCCGGGGCtcgcctgcagccccctgcctgcctcctgcagccccttgTGCTCCCCGGCCCCCCTGTCCTGCGCGGAGCCCAGCGCCATGCGCCAGCGGACCGTCAC GAGGAGTTGCAGCACGGACAAGTCTCCGGGCTCTGGCTCGGTGGGCTCGCCCGCGTCCCAGCGCAAGGACATCGGTCGCTCCGAGTCATTGCGCGTCGTCTCCCGTGCCCATCGCATCTTCCGCCCTTCCGACCTGATCCACGGCGAGGTGCTGGGCAAGGGCTGCTTCGGCCAGGCAATCAAG gtGACGCATCGGGAGACCGGTGAGGTGATGGTCATGAAGGAGTTGATCCGCTTCGATGAGGAGACACAGAGGACCTTCCTCAAAGAA GTGAAGGTGATGCGCTGCCTGGAGCACCCCAATGTGCTGAAGTTCATCGGGGTGCTGTACAAGGAGAAGAGGCTCAACTTCATCACAGAGTACATCAAGGGCGGCACTTTGAGGAGCCTCATCAAGAGCATG gaCAGCCACTACCCCTGGAGCCAGCGGGTCAGCTTCGCCAAGGACATCGCTGCTGGCATG GCCTACCTCCATTCCATGAACATCATCCACCGTGACCTCAACTCTCACAACTGCCTCGTGCGGGAG AACAAGAGCGTGGTGGTGGCTGATTTTGGGCTGGCGCGGCTGATGGTGGACGAGAAGAACCAGCCCGAACATCTCAAGAACCTGAAGAAACCGGACCGCAAGAAGCGGTATACGGTGGTGGGGAACCCCTACTGGATGGCCCCCGAGATGATCAATG ggaggagctATGATGAGAAGGTGGACATCTTCTCCTTCGGCATCGTCCTGTGCGAG ATCATCGGCCGGGTGAGTGCTGACCCCGACTACCTGCCCCGCACCACCGACTTCGGCCTCAATGTCAGGGGCTTCCTGGACCGCTActgcccccccacctgcccccccagCTTCTTCCCCATTGCCGTCTGCTGCTGCGACCTGGACCCTGAGAAGCG GCCGTCCTTCAGCAAGCTGGAGCAGTGGCTGGAAACCCTCCGCATGCACCTGGAGATCCACCTGCCGCTgagctcccagctggagcagctggaccGAACCTTCCGAGAGACGCACCGGTGGGGCGAGGGcgggctgcctgcacccccccgATAG
- the LIMK1 gene encoding LIM domain kinase 1 isoform X3: MRLMLLCCTWRDEPMGEDEGTDLPVCASCGQGIYDGQYLQALNADWHADCFSSSSGSPEEEEEEGPGSGGARGGRDVVGVTVWLGVPSVAGNRGGDPPVLRRMLAAVLRKSRVLSVGAKCCECGASLSHQYYEKDGRLYCKKDYWARFGELCHGCSEQITKGLVMVAGEQKYHPECFSCLNCRTFIGDGDTYALVERSKLYCGHCYYQMVVTPVIEQILPDSPASRIPHTVTLVSIPACSDGKRGFSVSIDQGCGTEHPRTVRVREVDPDCISPDMKNSIHVGDRILEINGTPIGHVPLDEIDLLIQETSRLLQLTIEHDPHEPLAREPGLACSPLPASCSPLCSPAPLSCAEPSAMRQRTVTRSCSTDKSPGSGSVGSPASQRKDIGRSESLRVVSRAHRIFRPSDLIHGEVLGKGCFGQAIKVTHRETGEVMVMKELIRFDEETQRTFLKEVKVMRCLEHPNVLKFIGVLYKEKRLNFITEYIKGGTLRSLIKSMDSHYPWSQRVSFAKDIAAGMAYLHSMNIIHRDLNSHNCLVRENKSVVVADFGLARLMVDEKNQPEHLKNLKKPDRKKRYTVVGNPYWMAPEMINGRSYDEKVDIFSFGIVLCEIIGRVSADPDYLPRTTDFGLNVRGFLDRYCPPTCPPSFFPIAVCCCDLDPEKRPSFSKLEQWLETLRMHLEIHLPLSSQLEQLDRTFRETHRWGEGGLPAPPR, translated from the exons ATGAGGTtgatgctgctgtgctgcacctgGAGGGACGAGCCTATGGGAGAGGACGAAG GGACCGACCTGCCGGTGTGTGCGAGCTGCGGGCAGGGCATCTACGATGGGCAGTACCTGCAGGCGCTGAACGCCGACTGGCACGCCGACTGCTTCAG CTCAAGCAGTGGGagccccgaggaggaggaggaggaaggtcccGGGTCGGGGGGCGCAAGGGGTGGCCGGGACGTGGTGGGGGTCACCGTGTGGTTGGGAGTGCCGAGCGTGGCGGGGAACCGGGGTGGTGACCCCCCTGTCCTGCGGAGGATGCTGGCGGCGGTGCTGAGGAAGAGCCGCGTCCTGAGCGTCGGAGCCAA GTGCTGCGAGTGCGGGGCCTCCCTGTCCCACCAGTACTACGAGAAGGATGGGCGCCTGTACTGCAAGAAGGATTACTGGGCGCGCTTCGGGGAGCTCTGCCACGGCTGCTCCGAGCAGATCACCAAGGGGCTGGTCATG GTGGCCGGGGAGCAAAAGTACCACCCCGAGTGCTTCAGCTGCCTCAACTGCCGCACGTTCATCGGGGACGGGGACACCTATGCGCTGGTGGAGCGCTCCAAGCTCTACTG CGGGCACTGCTATTACCAGATGGTGGTGACGCCGGTCATTGAGCAGATCCTGCCGGATTCACCGGCTTCCCGCATCCCGCACACCGTCACGCTCGTCTCCATCCCCGCCTGCTCCGACGGCAAACGCGGCTTCTCCGTCTCCATCGACCAGGGCTGCGGCACTGAGCACCCCCGCACTGTCCGCGTCCGAGA GGTAGATCCAGACTGCATCAGCCCTGACATGAAGAACTCCATCCACGTGGGTGACCGCATCCTGGAGATCAACGGCACCCCCATCGGCCACGTCCCCCTGGATGAG ATCGACCTGCTGATCCAGGAGACCAGCCGCCTGCTCCAGCTGACCATCGAGCATGACCCCCACGAGCCCCTTGCGCGTGAGCCGGGGCtcgcctgcagccccctgcctgcctcctgcagccccttgTGCTCCCCGGCCCCCCTGTCCTGCGCGGAGCCCAGCGCCATGCGCCAGCGGACCGTCAC GAGGAGTTGCAGCACGGACAAGTCTCCGGGCTCTGGCTCGGTGGGCTCGCCCGCGTCCCAGCGCAAGGACATCGGTCGCTCCGAGTCATTGCGCGTCGTCTCCCGTGCCCATCGCATCTTCCGCCCTTCCGACCTGATCCACGGCGAGGTGCTGGGCAAGGGCTGCTTCGGCCAGGCAATCAAG gtGACGCATCGGGAGACCGGTGAGGTGATGGTCATGAAGGAGTTGATCCGCTTCGATGAGGAGACACAGAGGACCTTCCTCAAAGAA GTGAAGGTGATGCGCTGCCTGGAGCACCCCAATGTGCTGAAGTTCATCGGGGTGCTGTACAAGGAGAAGAGGCTCAACTTCATCACAGAGTACATCAAGGGCGGCACTTTGAGGAGCCTCATCAAGAGCATG gaCAGCCACTACCCCTGGAGCCAGCGGGTCAGCTTCGCCAAGGACATCGCTGCTGGCATG GCCTACCTCCATTCCATGAACATCATCCACCGTGACCTCAACTCTCACAACTGCCTCGTGCGGGAG AACAAGAGCGTGGTGGTGGCTGATTTTGGGCTGGCGCGGCTGATGGTGGACGAGAAGAACCAGCCCGAACATCTCAAGAACCTGAAGAAACCGGACCGCAAGAAGCGGTATACGGTGGTGGGGAACCCCTACTGGATGGCCCCCGAGATGATCAATG ggaggagctATGATGAGAAGGTGGACATCTTCTCCTTCGGCATCGTCCTGTGCGAG ATCATCGGCCGGGTGAGTGCTGACCCCGACTACCTGCCCCGCACCACCGACTTCGGCCTCAATGTCAGGGGCTTCCTGGACCGCTActgcccccccacctgcccccccagCTTCTTCCCCATTGCCGTCTGCTGCTGCGACCTGGACCCTGAGAAGCG GCCGTCCTTCAGCAAGCTGGAGCAGTGGCTGGAAACCCTCCGCATGCACCTGGAGATCCACCTGCCGCTgagctcccagctggagcagctggaccGAACCTTCCGAGAGACGCACCGGTGGGGCGAGGGcgggctgcctgcacccccccgATAG